In Zingiber officinale cultivar Zhangliang chromosome 3B, Zo_v1.1, whole genome shotgun sequence, a single window of DNA contains:
- the LOC121967649 gene encoding uncharacterized protein LOC121967649, whose product MRLRLPQPSSSSSMASKVVLPVAVVFDVTAFALAIAAELRRSTAQVVPDDEKEYTHCAYDSGIATGLGVGAFLLLLASQVFIMSVTRCYFCGPSIRRGKSRSCTVSLFWCCWLTFLVAEMLLLAASVQNAYHTAYRGFYYMNDPSCEVLRRGVFASGAAFAFLTATLSVSYYLLYSSASNSGYAYAEEEAAIGMNSLS is encoded by the exons ATGCGGCTTCGCCTTCCCCAACCATCCTCTTCCTCCTCCATGGCCTCCAAGGTAGTCCTCCCGGTCGCGGTTGTCTTCGATGTTACTGCGTTCGCCCTTGCCATTGCCGCCGAGCTGCGACGGAGCACG GCCCAGGTCGTTCCGGACGACGAGAAGGAGTACACCCACTGCGCGTACGACTCCGGCATCGCGACTGGACTTGGCGTCGGCGCTTTCCTCTTGCTGTTGGCGAGTCAGGTCTTCATCATGTCCGTCACCAGGTGCTACTTCTGCGGCCCCTCGATCAGACGCGGCAAATCCCGCTCTTGCACCGTCTCCCTCTTTTGGTGCTGCTG GTTGACTTTTCTGGTGGCCGAGATGTTATTGCTTGCGGCATCGGTACAGAACGCCTACCACACCGCTTACCGGGGCTTCTACTATATGAACGACCCATCCTGTGAGGTGTTGCGGAGAGGTGTTTTCGCCTCCGGTGCTGCCTTTGCTTTCCTCACTGCAACGCTCTCCGTATCCTACTACCTCTTGTACAGTAGCGCTAGCAATTCTGGCTACGCCTACGCCGAGGAGGAGGCGGCCATTGGAATGAATTCTTTGAGCTAA